The Coturnix japonica isolate 7356 chromosome 9, Coturnix japonica 2.1, whole genome shotgun sequence genomic interval AGACATTTGGGGCTGCCGACTGGGAGGTCTTCCACATTGGGGACAGAGTCTTCCTGGCCGTGGCCAACAGCCACAGCTACGACAGCAGGATCCCAGCACCTTCTAACTTCTATGCCATCAACTCCTCCATCTATGAGTTGAACATCACTGCCCAGATGTTTGTCAAATTCCAGGACCTCCTCACCTACAGGTACCTGTTCAAGGAGCTGGGGTGATGCTCAGTCCACAGCCTTCCCCTGAACACCCTGAAATACATAGGGGTCTCTTGGAAGGTTCATGTGGGATAGCACACTGCCTATGCAAAGGGACTTGGAGGAGGGCAATGGGAGACAGGTCCTGGGCAGCAGATGGCAGTGGAGCTGGAGAAGCAcaagatggggatgggatggcCATGTGCTCGGTGTGGGCTGAGCACTTCTCACCCACCTCTGCCTGCTTCATCCCCCAGTGCCCTGGACTGGGAGTTCTTCTCAGTGGGAGACGACTCCTTTCTGGTGGTAGCAAACTCCTTTGATGGCTTCACCTTCTCCATTAACAGCATTATTTACAGGTATTGCTGCATGGCTGGGTCAGGCTCTCTGCCAAACCTGGCACAGCCCAGGAGTTGGGAGGTGCCTGGGGGGACAGTGGGGGGACATGGGTACAGCAAGGGGATGGTTTGGAGAGGGCACAGAATGGGCACATGGGGATCCTGCTGCCTCTGTTCCCCACTTCTGCCAGTCTTCCAGGCACAAAGGCTGTCTCCTGCACCCAAACTGCTGCGGGGTGGTGGAAGAAGATGCAAGGCCCAGAGCTGACTGTCCTTCCCACACAGGTGGCAAGGCTACGAAGGCTTTGTGGCAGCTCACCACCTCCCCACCGTTGGCTGCAGAGACTGGGAGGCATTTAACACCTCAGAGGGCTCCTACCTCCTCTACTCCAGTGCCAAGGAGCCCCTTTCCAAGGTGCTCAAGCTGAAAACCACCTGAGGTGCCCAAGGCACGCTCAGCTCCTTGCCAGGATGGGAGTGGGCTGAGCACTGAGGTGAGGATGGACCGAGGCACGTTGAGAGCCTGGGGACAGCTGCAGTATCCGTGGGGCTGTGCGTGCCACAGGACAGAAGGATGGGAGCTCCCAGGTCAGCCATCTCCAGCCAAGGGTCCCAGAGCTCTACTATGGTGGCTGGAGCTCGTGCAAAGCTGGGGCAGAAGAAGCCTGAGCAGAGCGTGTGCTGCTGGATCGGGTGCATGGTGTTGGGAGGAAATGATGTGTGAGAAGTTGGGGAAGTGCTGGCTTCAGGCTGGATCTGGATGCCCAGCGCTCAGGGCCACAGTGTGTCCCATGCTCTGTgtccagctgcaggctgtgtctGCAGGCTGAGCAACGTGTGTGCATGGGGCAAAGCCACGGATGTGTGCTGCAGGTGGGTGTTGTGTCACTGTCAGCACGGTGCACATGGCAGGGCAGGCCACCCTGACATTGGCACTCATACAAAGGGTTTTGGAGATGTGTGCTGGCACATCACCAGCATCCACTGCCCAGTCTGATGCTGGTCTTGCACCCTTTTGCAAAGGGTTGGGGATGCTTTTCCTTGCCTTTATCTGGGGGAATCTTTTGCTTAACCAGAGCTCAAATAAACTGCTGCACCCCCCACAAGCTGTGGCTACcggagctgctctgcttgcacCAGGGGCTCTTCCTTTGGTCCATAGTCCCCTCCAGGTCTCCTTGGTCTCCCCTGGGCTCTTTAGAACCAGCGGGGGCTCCCAGGGCTTTGTGTAGTCTGCAAGGAAGGTGTGAGGATGGGACCTCCTCCTGCTATGCCGATGCCCTTTAACCCAGAATCCCCTGAGCATTCCAGGCCTCCAGCTCAGGACTGAAACCTGGAGCCTCCAGGAGGGGTGTAGCCCCCCCAGGATGAGGTAGGGGAGGAGGGGGTACCTGGGAGGGGTTCCATGGGTCCCAGACCACACCATCCTCTAGAAGCCCAGctctcagtgcagcacagaccTCGAGAGCTTTTCCTATATACAGGGCTTAACTGAGAAATTGGCACCCAGGATTGTGTCCTCCTCCTGTGGGGCCAGTGATGCCCTGCGTGGGGCTGGAGTCAGAGTCCACCAGGACACACACAGGGTGCTGTAGGATGGGGGTGTTGAGATGAGCACAGCTTCTgccccagctcacagccagcTTCCATATGGGATGTGGTGAtttgctgctggggagcagcaacaacaaactcCCATCTCATCAACCCCAAGTGTTAAAAACGCAGTGACTCAGATTCCCCGCTCGGTTGGCTTAATCATCGCTGGGGatttaaataacaaaacctggagttcttttgcttttcccatctGGTCCATGAGCTGGTATAAGTCACGTTTCCAAGGAGTTTGCCAAGCAGTGATTTGGAGGTGGCTTTTTTAAGGTCAAAGTGTGGCACAGCAGCATGACTCAGAGCTGGAGCttggtgaggagctgctgagtaTCACTGTAAGGGGTGATGGGAGTTGGTGGGGGGTGGGATCCAGGAAGCCCAAAGCTCCTAATGTGGGTGAGTCTGCATGTGGGTTGGATTTGTGCTATAAGATTGGGGCGAGAACATTGTGGAAGCACAGTCTGCAGGGATGACCTGTGCCTAAACAGCAGTGACACGTTGCCAGCCTCGAGTTGTTTAGTACACTGTTTATTGAGCAGCGTTGACTAAGTTCCCAGCTGGCCCCCCATCTCCCAGCCCCAGCGCCTCACTGGTGAAACCACAATTGTGCTGCAATGGCCACCAGTGGGGGAGAACGGCCCTGGCTGTGTCTGTGTCTCCATGGGGAGAGCGTGGGGAGTTGAAATCCCTCCCTAAGCAGTCCTAGGCCATGATCCACCCCCATGGGGCTGTTCTGGGCTACTGAGAAGCATCTCCGCTGTGCCTCATCGTCCCTATGGCAGGCAGCAGAAAAGGTGAGCAGAGATGTGTGAGATGGATACACAACCGTGTCCTTGCTCAAGTCCCCACTGGCCCCAGTGTCTGCAAAGGACAGACCCCCACGTGTCCCAGCAGGCTGCCCTTTTCTGTCCATGTACTCAAGGGGGCAGGCAGGCAGGTGCTATTAAGCACAGGGGAGGATATTGGCTACAATGTGGTGCTCAGCATACACACGTAGGGTCACAAAATACTTGAGAGGGTGAACTTGTGCAGAGGTATAAAGCCATAGGTGTATGAGCCAAGAGCTGCTCTCACCTTCAGAAGTGTTGGATCACAGCTCAGTACATCACTGGGTCTGAGGCAACTGGAGATATGAGGACAGATGTCACAGCAACTTGCAGGGCAGCATCTTGCAAGAGACCCTGAGTAACCctccaggagctgtgctgaggtTCCTGGGGCTCAGTGGactggggagcagagctgcctgatGGATGCCCTGCGTGCCCACACGCAGTGCCCACCCAGATGGTGGGTGGGTAAGGGtgagctggtggctgtggtTGCTGCCTGGCCTCCAACAGCAGCCCATGGCCTTGCAGGTGAGCTGGGGCATAGCAGCCAGATCCtggcccagggctgcagcagctgtggctgtgcctgAGAACTCAGTAGTAGGCGCCGAGCAGGGTGGAAGCCTTCTGAAGGAGCAGCTTGTGGTTGGCGTGCAGCGGGATCCTCCTGTCCAGCACCTGCCAGCGGATGCACAGCTCCGGGTCGCAGCCCTGGAGGAACTGGAAACGGAGCAGGACACCATGTGTGTGCTATGGCAGGGCCAgctgcactcagcagcactgccagcctccCACCCTGAGCTTTTGGGGCCCCTGCTATGGTGCCaccctgctgacagcactgtgtgccccctcccctgcacacagctggagaAGTTTTACACCTGATGAGAGTGAGATCTGGGGCTGGAGCTAAAGGAATTCATAGAATTACTATGATTAGAAAACAGCCACTAAGATCCCAAGTTCAACCTCAGCCCACCTCACCAGGCCCACTGACCTCACCAGGCCCACTGACCTGACCATGCCCACCGACCACCTCCCTCACCTCCTCAGTCCAGGGATGATGACTGCCTGGACAGTCTGTTCAGAGGGCTCTGCCTTGCTCAGGGAGGTTACCTGCCCCATACCTTCTAGGAGCCAGTAGGGTGCTGCAGAGGCAAGAGGTCCTTACCGAATTCAGCCGCTTCATCTCCACATCGTTCTGATTGTCAAAGTGCACGCTGATGGCAACAGTCTCAACCCAGGCGTTATCTGTGTTGCGGGGATCATCGAGGTACCCCTTGTGTATCTGTGCACAGGGAAGGAGTGCTGCATTAGCAGAGCCATAACCACCGCTCTTAGTGCACCAAGAGCCCCGTGTACCCTTACCTCAGTGCCTTGTTTCAGCAGGTTTTGGAACTGAGGCCAGAACTCCCGACGCAGGATCCACTTGAGCTTTAGCGGCAGCGTCTCACCCGGCTCCAGCGAGCCCTGCACCCAAACAGCTctcacagcccagctgccacCACCATGGCTTATCCCATGGCTGCCCCAGGCTCGGATGGAGGGGATCAGGTAGCAGCGGggcctccctccctcctcctgctgctaaAAGCCCTCCATGCTGCTCCATCACccgctgctgctcctggagctccCCGCCAATGGCTTGAGAAtgtggctggagctgctctgctctggctcTTACCCCAGGCAGTGCCCAGACGTCTGACAGGGGATACTGGGCCACGAGGACCTCCAGCATCTTCTTTAGGCTCTTCCTGATGATGGACCCATCCAAATTCCTCCTCCAGCTGTGAGAGAGGCCCATGTTATGCTGCAAGCCATGATCAACTCCCTCTCCTTGGTCTGAAATGGCTTCATGCCCCCTGCTCCATTCTGTCGCCAGCACCCCTACATGCTCACCGGGTCACAACTGGGTGCAGGGCATGGTTGGGCCCAAAGCAGTGCAGCCTCCCACGACCACAGAGCCCCGTCCTGCCCATGGGATTCCTGGTGGGAGAAAGCAAGTAGGCTGgaggctgcccaaagccccgGACCACCCTCCctaattcatagaatcacagaatgggttgggttggaatggacctgaaagatcattcagttccaaccccctgctatgggcacaGGTCcatcttgggactggtgctcttcagcatcttcatcaacaACCCAGACACTGCCCCATTCCCCTCACCCACCTCCCCATGGTGGGAGCACTCACAGTGGCAGTCCGTCCCGCACGGCATAGAGGCCGTGGAAGCTCTGCCTGTCAATCAGCCCATCCATGGCATTGTAGTTGATCTTCAGGAGAGACTCCAGGGAGCTGGGCACAGGAGGCAGCCCAGCAATGAGGGCAGGCTGCGCCATGTGTGGGGATAGGGCAGAGGTGGGAGGCTGGATGGGGAGGGACCCCTGAGGGGATACTCACGGGCTGAAGGGGTCTTGCACAGCTGAATCCCTGTGGTCGGCTGAATAGACAGGAGGGTCATAGAGCTGGAAATCCACCTGCAGGGCATACAGTTGTGTCAGCCCCACTGGCAGCTCAGATGTGCCTGTCCATTCAGAACACCTCCAGCCATCCCCACGTGAAACCCAGCCTTGTTTTACTGAGCACAGCCACAGTGTTTTCCCAGGGAGGTATCTCTGGCCATGCCTGGACCCTCTGTGCACTGGAGACCCAGCTCCCGTTCACTGAGCACTGTCAGTGCCTCCAAGAAGCTGCTCATCTCAGGGCTGGGGAGAACAGCAGCTTCCAAGTATGATACTTCTCTCTCTTGCTGCAACAATGGCTCTGTTCCCCTTCCCACTTCCcatcctcccccagcccccagccttCCTCCAGCCCCACCACCTGAGCTCCTACCTCCCAGGGCACCTTCTCATCCGGCACAGGGAAGCGGATGGTGTGGGACCCTGGGTAGAGGAGGTTCCGGGCCAGTACATGGTATGGTGGCTGCTTCTCTTCAGGCTTCTCCTCCAGATCCAACTCCTTCTCCTCTGAGGTCCTGCTGGAGACTGCAAGGCAGAGACAGCAAGGCCTCACAGGGCAGGTGCTGAGCCTCAGCAGGACTGATGCTGAGTCTCAGCAGGACTGATGCTGAGGCCCATGGGACTGCCTGACTCCAGTGCTGTATCTTTGCTCCTGGCATCCCTTTGGGCTGTGCTGCTAGGGCTGTGCTTACCCAAGGGTGGTATATCCTCTTCTGAGCTGAAGccactgccctgcagtgccTGCATGATCCACCTCAGGGCTTTTGCATTCTGATGGACCTGTATGGGACAGGTGAGGGTCTGGAGGGCTCTCTCAGTCCCAGGAGAAGAGCTGGATGAACAGTGCAGGGGCTCATCCCACAATGTTCCATTTCCCATatgcctttttctctttcaggcTATTGTTTTCTCAAGGACACTCTAACGTTTTAAGGGGAACTGATTCAGAAAGACTTCCTCTTGTGGCTCAGTTGACCCATGCCCTTGGAAAAGCCCACGCTCCCAATGCAGTGGCTCAGTTTTTGCCTCACCTGAGCTTCCAGGGTGCCCAATCTCTGCTCCACCAGACTCGTCCTCTTCACCCGATCCATGTCCAGCAGGTCTGCCAGCACATCGATTCTGGAGGGATGGTGCAGAGAAAAACCTCTTTAGGAGCCATGGCTGCTACAGGTGCTCCGCAGCCTACACTGCTTGGGTGCCTGCCGCTCCAAAACACAGATTCCCATGAGCATCCCCCATATGTATGCATAACAAGGAGGGCAGCAAGAGCTCCAATCCCAAATCCTTCCTGCCCAGAACAGGAAGGGTGTCCCTGTCTGAGGTGTGTCGGTACCTCTGTGCAATGTCTCGGATCTTCTGCTCTATGTTCTGCTTCTCCTGacactgctggtgctgcaggtaGTTCTCCTTCAGGTACATCTCCCACGAGAGGAGGGCGGCTTCTTCATTCTTCTCcagcttctcttctgcaggaaGAAGGGGACAGCAGGGCTGTCAGTTCCCCGGGCACCTCATCTACCTGGGAGGGAGCTGAGGAAGGGCAAGGGCTGCTCCTCACTGAGCTGCCTGTGGCGCATGGCCGGCCTGCGGAGCAGCCCCCGctgcaccaggagctgcaggtggcTGAGGAGGATGAAGGGTGGAGGCGCAGGAGGGCGGCCGTGGTACTCCTCAATGAGGTCATGTCGCTGGAACTTCCAGATCtggtctgtgtgctgctggaccTGCTGGAATGTGTAGCTGGAGACAGAGCCCAGGCATCAGCTGTGCAGGGGAGTAAGGAGGCACCCCTCGTCTGCTTGCTGCCCTGCCTAGGGCTAAGCCTGCAAGTAAAGGCAGCGTGATTCACAGTCAGGACCAGGGCTCCAGGTCAGACTCACTTGAACATGGCAATGAGGAGGTTCAGGAGGAGGATGTTGGTGAAGAGCAGGTACAGGCACAGCAAGATGACCGTCAGCCACTCTGGGAAGATGGGCTCCTTGCTGTCCTCGTTGGTCTCTGGGCACTTGGGCTTGTAGGGGTCAGTCCCATTGGGGCTGCACTGATCGATGTTGAAGTTCACCCCTGCAAGAGAGCACAGCGCTGCTCCACCACAACCAGCCCTTTGGTGTCTCAAGCAGCACACTGTGCTATCCGACATCAAGGTGGCTGAGAacatggcaggggttggagcaGCTGATGTGTGCTGAAGGTTTCCAAGCACACTCCGCATTATCCTCTTTGACCTCAGCACTCTGCTTACTCCTGCCAATTTACAGCTGTGACGTGGAGCTGGATCAGCTCCTGGCAGCTGACACCCTGCTCCTGTGCCTTTGCACATCTTGACTGGCTGTCCTGAGGCAGATTCAGACCCTGGCTTTGGAATGGTGGCAACACTCTGAATGTGCCCTACACTTTGTCTCTGCTCCTTCCTGGCCTTACCCTGTAGTGTGGAGAGGAGACCTGTGCAGGACTGTGTGGCTGCACGAGTGTGTCTCTGTAACAGTCACTGGGTTCATGTCACACAGCCACAGGGCAGCATCCCTTACCATCGATATAGGAGGGGATCTGCCCAAAGATGGTCAGGTAGGAGTGATAGACCACACCACGGAAAAGCCACTCCACGCGTTCCTCGTTGTGGATCAGGATGGCCTGCTTGGCAACCCCAAAGGACACCACCCACactgccagcaggaagaggaagaagaagacaTCCTTCATCTGCAAAGACACCATGAAGCAACAGTGTGTCCTGGAGCACAGAGCCCTCCAGGGTAGGATGAGATGGGTGGCACGTcccctgcaggcagggcagggcaaGGCAGGGTAGCCCTTACCATGCGCTTCACAATGATGATCTTGGGCCCCAGAGTCTTGCTGACGGTGAAAATGTGCATCAGACGCAGGCAGAAAATGATAAATGCCAGTGATAATATGATGCGCCCAGGGTATAGCGTTGATGGAATCAGCCTGGGCAcagaacagaggaaaggaaCATCTCAGTGCCAACAGGAAGGAGCATAGAGCCCAATGCAGCCTGCAGCTTGGCCCTGAGCACTGTGACTCACCTGCAGGTCAGCCCCACAATGAACACCACGATGGCACCGACATCCAACTTGTTCCAGAAGTCCTTGAAATACAGGGAAGCCATCTTCAGGACTCCGAGCCCATCTGGATCATGTAAGAGCTATTGGGAAAAGAAGCGGGGTTGGTATATCAGTTGAAGCACTACAGGGTACTCACGTGCCTTACAGAGGGGCAGAGACCTGCTGGCCATCACCGGACTCTTTTGCTTACCTGAAGCAGACCTGAGCCTACAGGGTTTTCTGCCAGGGCATGGAAAAAGCACAGGACCTTCCAGGACCACCAGAAAGGTTCCCAGCAAcccagctcctcccagctcctcccaggCCCTGCTCAGCCTTCCCCATACCTGGCGGATCTCCTCACACACCAGGGAGAAGAGCCAGAAGTAGATGAGGTACTCCCACCAGGACGGTGATGGCTGGAAGTCGACCATCAGGACGTAGGCAAAGAGCAAGAGGAAGGTGAAGTAAGAGAGGATGTTCATGTGGAAGATGACGACAGGTGCTGTGAAGAAGGCTCGGAAACGTGTCAGGCAGCCCATGGGCTGCATCTTCTTCTCCCTGAGGGCAGCAAGGATGGAGACATGGCTCGGCTGCCTGAGGTTTGTGAGCCAGATGGAGGAGGGAGCTGAAGCATAACCTGCCTCTATGTGCATGTGCCCCAGCTGCAAGAAGTACCTGAAGGTGATGAAGCTGGTGTAGAGGAGTGGGAAGAAGAGCATGCACATAATCACCCGCCAAAGCCCGTTGTCCACACACATCTTCCCCCACCAGACTTTGGTTAGGAAGGCCtgtgaggagggaggggaacACTGCTAGAGGAGCCTCCTCTGCATCCTGACTGATTTGCAAGTCCAGCTCATTGGGAATGGAGCCTGAGCTTGTGCCACAGGGGTATCAGGGATGAGTGATTTCTGTGGTGATTTCAGCAGGCCTGGGACCTCACCTGCACACCTCCATGGGACACAAAATTCATGTTCTTGGCCTCCAGTGCCAGCTGCAGACAGGTTGTCTTCCCCCAGGCATCAGAGACACGGACGAGGAGCTTCTGGGCTCTCTCTTCATCCTTGCGATAGCACTCTGTGAACACAcctgggagagcagggagaTTGGGCTGAGCTCTGGGCCAGCCCATTGCTCAGCAGGAGGAGCACCGGAGAGATGTTTGCAGCATGAGGTGAGCATTACCACGGCTCTACACCATCCATCGTACCCACCACCTTTTAGACACATCCAGCATGACAAGACATGAGAATGTTCTGGGTTGCTGCTGTCCCTCCCACTCACCAATTGCTTTCTGCTCATACTGCTCAGCCAGGGCCAGCATTTCATCAGTGGTGTCCGTGTCTTCTTCCTCCTTGGCCAGTTCCTTCAGGATCTTGCTGCAGGCCAGAGCAGCCGCCATGCAGTCCTGGCTCTGGGGCAAAAGAGGTCAGAGAGGGTGTTAGATGCTGAgcctcatccccatcccacaaGTTCCTGGCAGTTCTGACACGTCCATCAGTGTTTTCATGGGAGGAAAAGAGCATATCCCAATCTGGCTGCTCAGGAAGGAGAACTTGCTGTGGCAAGGGCCAAGCTGTCCTCCACTCTGGGTGCAGGGGCAGAAGGTAACCCAGTGCCACTGGGAGTACAGGGGCAACCCTGCTCTTGTAATAGGAAGCCATGGGTGATGGGATGTTTGTGACTCCACATGCAGTCTTGCCTCTTGGGCTTTGTTTGGTTTTAGCTGAGTTTTACAGCTGGGACTGATGACTTTGAGCTGCAATACCTGGGCCCAGATGATTTCTGCCAGTTCTTTGTGGCTCTGGACCACGGCCCAGATGAGGAGGTCACGGACTGGGTCGGTGGTGAAGGTGACTCGGCCAGAGGTGCGTTTGTAGAGCGACCGGAGGCTTGACCCATGAACCTGAGAGGTACGCAACAGTCAGACTTGTTTGCCTGCCAAGGGACTGCCAAAAGGAGATGGCCCCTCAACACAAATCCTCCCTAACCCCTCGATTTCTGCCTCCACCAGCCATGGAAGGGCCTTTGCTGCAGAGAGGAATGGCCAAGGCTGGGCTCATGCTGGAAGAGCCTCTCATAATCACAGGGGTTGTGCCAAACCTGCCCAGTGCCCAGGGAGCCCCTCTGTCCTCCACCCCATTGGGTTCTGCTCATCAGTCACACAGCCACCTGGTACTGCACAGGTAGGAGAGTGGGAGCTGCATCTTGAATGTGAGCCAGGTAACTTGGGAAGGGCTTTAAGGGACTTTAAGTAAGATTCTTGAGAGGGTAAAAGGACAGTGAACTAACTGGAACCTCCAGGGCTGTTTCTTCAGCCAGTGCCCCCCTCCCTAATGCAGTCCTGCCATCACGTAACCTGGAGATACGTACGTT includes:
- the TRPM2 gene encoding transient receptor potential cation channel subfamily M member 2; translated protein: MAVRGRHTKVLPSQLNKVCPEKGDGPATHPREMSDFEVVPNLQQSSSSVAKGQRKAHFPSGSNEKENLISWIPENIQKKECTYFVESSQTSDSGRVVCECGYLREQHLEDAAKPPLFLGKEWDPSRHIQEMPTDAFGDIHFTGLGQKTGKYVRVSSDTPPRVIYHLMTQHWGLDAPNLLISVTGGAKNFVMKPRLKNIFRQGLVRVAQTTGAWIITGGSHAGVMKQVGEAVRDFVLSCSYKEGDIVTIGIATWGTVYNRESLICPMGGFPAEYVLDEENQGSLSCLDSNHSHFILVDDGTHGRYGVEIPLRTRLEKFISKQTKVKGGVAIKIPIVCVVLEGGPGTLDTIYNAITNGTPCVIVEGSGRVADVIAQVAGLPVSEITITLIRKKLSVLFHNTYEQFTEGQVVEWTKKIQDIVRSRQLLTIFREGKYGQQDVDVAILQALFKASRNQDHFGRENWDHQLKLAVAWNRVDIARSEIFTDDYEWKPTDLHSVMAAALISNKPEFVKLFVEQGVRLKEFVTLDTLVYLYDNMAPSCLFHSKLQKVLLEEKENTASSKMPRIQLHHISQVLRELLGRSTQPLYPKPKHTERPRLSIPVPHVKLNVHGSSLRSLYKRTSGRVTFTTDPVRDLLIWAVVQSHKELAEIIWAQSQDCMAAALACSKILKELAKEEEDTDTTDEMLALAEQYEQKAIGVFTECYRKDEERAQKLLVRVSDAWGKTTCLQLALEAKNMNFVSHGGVQAFLTKVWWGKMCVDNGLWRVIMCMLFFPLLYTSFITFREKKMQPMGCLTRFRAFFTAPVVIFHMNILSYFTFLLLFAYVLMVDFQPSPSWWEYLIYFWLFSLVCEEIRQLLHDPDGLGVLKMASLYFKDFWNKLDVGAIVVFIVGLTCRLIPSTLYPGRIILSLAFIIFCLRLMHIFTVSKTLGPKIIIVKRMMKDVFFFLFLLAVWVVSFGVAKQAILIHNEERVEWLFRGVVYHSYLTIFGQIPSYIDGVNFNIDQCSPNGTDPYKPKCPETNEDSKEPIFPEWLTVILLCLYLLFTNILLLNLLIAMFNYTFQQVQQHTDQIWKFQRHDLIEEYHGRPPAPPPFILLSHLQLLVQRGLLRRPAMRHRQLKEKLEKNEEAALLSWEMYLKENYLQHQQCQEKQNIEQKIRDIAQRIDVLADLLDMDRVKRTSLVEQRLGTLEAQVHQNAKALRWIMQALQGSGFSSEEDIPPLVSSRTSEEKELDLEEKPEEKQPPYHVLARNLLYPGSHTIRFPVPDEKVPWEVDFQLYDPPVYSADHRDSAVQDPFSPSLESLLKINYNAMDGLIDRQSFHGLYAVRDGLPLNPMGRTGLCGRGRLHCFGPNHALHPVVTRWRRNLDGSIIRKSLKKMLEVLVAQYPLSDVWALPGGSLEPGETLPLKLKWILRREFWPQFQNLLKQGTEIHKGYLDDPRNTDNAWVETVAISVHFDNQNDVEMKRLNSFLQGCDPELCIRWQVLDRRIPLHANHKLLLQKASTLLGAYY